A single genomic interval of Lentimicrobium saccharophilum harbors:
- the gldD gene encoding gliding motility lipoprotein GldD yields the protein MHKTGITLQLLVAVLLAAMMTSCGDPPVPKPRGYFRIDLPQREYRLLDSIYPYTFEIPVYAKITGDPNAGEEPYWINIDFPAYKGRIHLSYKAVDNNLSTFTEDAHQLVMKHIPKASAIDEIRIDNEALEVHGLIYDIKGAGAASPYQFFATDSTRHFIRGALYFNVLPNNDSLAPVIEFLKGDIQHMLETLKWK from the coding sequence ATGCATAAAACCGGGATAACCCTTCAGTTGCTGGTTGCAGTATTGCTCGCAGCCATGATGACCTCATGCGGCGATCCTCCGGTTCCCAAGCCCAGGGGCTACTTCCGCATCGACCTCCCCCAAAGGGAATACCGCCTGCTCGACAGCATCTATCCCTATACGTTTGAAATCCCTGTTTACGCGAAAATTACCGGTGATCCGAATGCCGGTGAAGAACCTTACTGGATCAATATCGACTTTCCGGCATATAAAGGCCGCATTCACCTGAGCTATAAAGCCGTTGACAATAACCTGAGCACCTTTACCGAAGATGCCCATCAGCTGGTGATGAAGCACATCCCTAAGGCCAGCGCCATAGACGAAATAAGGATTGACAACGAAGCCTTAGAGGTTCACGGTCTGATCTACGACATCAAAGGGGCCGGGGCCGCCTCCCCCTATCAGTTTTTTGCCACCGACAGCACCCGCCATTTTATCCGCGGAGCCCTCTACTTTAACGTGCTGCCCAACAACGACTCCCTGGCGCCGGTCATTGAATTCCTTAAAGGCGATATCCAACATATGCTCGAAACCCTGAAATGGAAATAA
- the gldE gene encoding gliding motility-associated protein GldE: protein MEDPDLDPSLQAFTLLLSAFQGPVSPGIIAGFILIILLLILSAAISGSEIAFFSLSPNQLNDLKTDTGKKSRIIRELLEKPKRLLATILIANNFVNVAIIIISSYLMMGLFDFSGSPVLGFLVQVVVVTALILMFGEIMPKIFATQYAVAVAYFMAQPMLVLRGIFSPLSSLLVKSTNLIDKRIERKGHEITIDDLSEALDITSADDQTPEEEKKILKGIVKFGDIAVKEIMRSRLDVTAVDEKTPFDRLISIILDAGYSRVPVFRESFDNVTGILYIKDLLPHLKKDNGFGWQELQRPAIFVPENKRISDLLHEFQSRKIHMAIVVDEYGGTSGLVTMEDILEEIVGEINDEFDSESDAIHYTKVDDSTYIFEGKTLLNDFCKTMGIEDRIFDEAKGESDTLAGLMLELAGKIPETTETFPFDKYVFQAETVDKRRIKKVKVIITELPVTD from the coding sequence TTGGAAGATCCTGATCTTGATCCTTCTTTACAGGCGTTTACCTTATTACTCAGCGCTTTTCAAGGCCCCGTCAGCCCCGGCATCATTGCCGGATTCATCCTCATCATTCTTCTTCTGATCCTGTCGGCTGCCATCAGCGGATCCGAAATTGCATTCTTCTCCCTGAGTCCCAATCAGCTGAACGACCTTAAGACGGATACCGGAAAGAAAAGCCGCATCATCCGTGAATTGCTGGAAAAGCCCAAACGACTGCTTGCTACCATCTTGATAGCCAACAATTTTGTGAATGTAGCCATCATCATCATCTCCTCCTACCTGATGATGGGTCTGTTCGATTTCAGTGGTTCCCCGGTATTGGGGTTTCTGGTTCAGGTAGTCGTTGTTACGGCGCTGATTCTGATGTTCGGAGAAATCATGCCGAAGATCTTTGCCACCCAGTATGCCGTTGCAGTGGCATATTTTATGGCTCAGCCTATGCTGGTCCTCAGGGGCATATTCTCCCCCCTGAGTTCCCTGCTGGTGAAATCAACCAACCTGATCGACAAAAGGATTGAACGCAAAGGACACGAAATCACCATTGACGATCTTTCGGAAGCCCTCGACATCACTTCTGCCGATGATCAGACCCCTGAAGAAGAAAAGAAAATCCTGAAAGGCATCGTAAAATTCGGCGACATCGCGGTAAAGGAAATCATGCGCTCACGCCTGGATGTCACTGCCGTGGATGAAAAAACGCCCTTCGACCGGCTGATCTCCATCATCCTCGACGCCGGCTACTCCCGGGTGCCGGTATTCCGCGAAAGTTTCGACAATGTTACCGGTATCCTTTACATTAAAGACCTGCTGCCTCACCTGAAAAAAGACAACGGCTTCGGCTGGCAGGAACTGCAGCGTCCGGCTATCTTCGTACCTGAAAACAAACGGATCAGCGACTTGCTGCATGAATTTCAGTCACGTAAAATCCATATGGCCATCGTAGTGGATGAATACGGAGGCACCTCCGGACTGGTGACCATGGAAGATATCCTCGAGGAAATCGTGGGCGAAATCAACGATGAATTCGACAGCGAAAGCGATGCCATCCATTACACGAAAGTTGATGATTCCACCTATATCTTTGAGGGAAAAACCCTGCTCAACGACTTCTGCAAGACGATGGGCATCGAAGACCGGATTTTTGACGAAGCCAAGGGGGAATCGGATACCCTGGCCGGGCTGATGCTTGAACTTGCCGGGAAAATCCCTGAAACCACTGAAACTTTCCCCTTCGACAAATACGTTTTTCAGGCCGAAACCGTTGATAAGAGACGGATCAAAAAGGTTAAGGTAATCATCACCGAATTGCCTGTTACAGATTAA
- a CDS encoding ATP-binding protein, translated as MDLQSYISRPAYLTKVVPFINKPVIKVFTGQRRSGKSYLLLQTIDYIRKNYPDSNSIYINKELPDFNFIKDDETLWSFIKSQHQEGKKAFVFIDEIQEIFLFEKSLRGLLAAGDYDIYCTGSNATMLSGELATLLSGRYIEINVHTLSFSEFLRFHQLDKSVSSLTKYMVQGGMPFLVHLEDNDLVRQEYLRNVLNTILYKDIVQRFNVRNFTFLHNLMVYVADNTGSLLSANRINEYLKSQKLNVSTVTILDYLHFLESSYLVHRLKRYDINGHKIFEINDKYYFEDLGLRHTLRPYNPKETNKYIENLVFKHLLNNEYQVFVGKLGDREIDFIGWKGDSVIYIQVALSVSEPKTFEREFGNLLLIRDNHPKYVVTLDEYATGNHEGIKHLNLRDFLMMEL; from the coding sequence ATGGATCTGCAAAGTTATATTTCACGTCCGGCCTATCTGACTAAGGTTGTTCCCTTTATCAATAAACCGGTTATAAAGGTTTTCACCGGTCAGCGCAGATCAGGGAAAAGCTATCTTTTGCTGCAAACCATCGATTACATCCGTAAAAATTATCCTGACAGTAATTCGATTTATATTAACAAAGAACTTCCTGATTTTAACTTTATTAAAGATGATGAAACCCTATGGTCATTTATCAAAAGTCAGCATCAGGAGGGAAAAAAAGCATTTGTATTTATAGATGAGATTCAGGAAATATTCCTATTTGAAAAAAGTCTCAGGGGATTACTTGCCGCAGGAGATTATGATATTTACTGTACAGGCAGCAATGCCACAATGTTGTCCGGAGAACTGGCCACACTGTTATCCGGCAGGTATATAGAAATCAATGTTCATACCTTGTCTTTCAGCGAATTTCTCCGGTTTCACCAACTCGATAAGTCTGTTTCTTCGCTCACCAAATACATGGTTCAAGGGGGAATGCCTTTTCTGGTTCATCTTGAAGACAACGACCTGGTAAGGCAGGAATATCTTCGCAATGTTTTGAACACCATCCTTTATAAAGACATAGTACAGCGGTTCAATGTGAGGAATTTTACATTCCTTCACAACCTGATGGTTTATGTTGCAGACAACACTGGAAGCCTGCTTTCAGCAAACCGGATCAATGAATACCTGAAATCACAGAAGCTTAATGTGTCAACCGTTACCATACTCGATTACCTCCATTTTCTTGAGTCCTCATACCTGGTTCACCGGTTAAAGCGTTACGATATCAATGGACATAAAATATTTGAAATAAATGACAAGTATTACTTTGAAGATCTTGGTTTGCGTCACACGCTCCGGCCTTATAACCCGAAAGAAACCAATAAATACATCGAAAATCTTGTATTTAAACACTTACTCAATAATGAATACCAGGTATTTGTCGGCAAACTCGGCGACCGCGAAATTGATTTTATAGGATGGAAAGGCGATTCAGTAATCTATATTCAGGTGGCCCTATCTGTTTCCGAACCGAAAACCTTTGAACGGGAATTCGGGAATCTTTTGCTGATCCGGGACAATCACCCTAAATATGTTGTAACGCTCGATGAATATGCAACAGGTAATCACGAGGGAATTAAACATTTAAACCTGAGAGACTTTCTGATGATGGAACTTTAA
- the buk gene encoding butyrate kinase, translating to MTLGIILVINPKNTSSKIAVYKDSKLCFLKTIKYTDEQIAACGTIPGQLEMRKNAILQELKDNDININKLKIVIARGGLVKPVKSGVYEVNDRMREDLLKGVMGMHATNLGGIIAADIAALNNAKAIIADPVVVDELEEVARISGHPLFERKSIFHALNQKVVARKYAKSINRKYDELGLLVVHAGGGGISVGAHKNGKVVDTNQAFDGDGPFSIERAGTLPAGDLVKLCFSGKYSEKEVMEMITAKGGLYGYLGTTSLTTIEKRIAEGDEKAAFIMYAMAYQLAKEIGGMCTVLDGKPDAIILSGELFNNSNFTRDLSRKIEKIAPIALYPDENEVDALAMNAIGVMKGEIEVLQYS from the coding sequence ATGACACTTGGCATTATCCTGGTTATCAATCCCAAGAACACTTCTTCGAAAATCGCGGTTTACAAAGATTCCAAACTTTGTTTCCTGAAGACCATCAAATACACCGACGAGCAGATTGCGGCCTGCGGAACCATTCCCGGGCAGCTCGAGATGCGGAAAAATGCCATACTGCAGGAGCTGAAGGACAACGACATCAACATCAACAAGCTGAAAATCGTGATCGCGCGGGGCGGGCTGGTCAAACCGGTAAAATCGGGGGTTTACGAGGTCAATGACAGGATGCGCGAGGACCTGCTGAAAGGGGTGATGGGCATGCATGCCACCAACCTGGGGGGTATCATTGCCGCCGATATCGCCGCATTAAACAACGCGAAGGCCATCATCGCCGATCCGGTGGTGGTGGATGAGCTCGAAGAGGTTGCCCGTATTTCGGGACATCCTTTGTTTGAACGGAAATCAATATTCCATGCCCTGAACCAGAAAGTGGTTGCCCGTAAGTATGCCAAATCCATCAACCGGAAATACGACGAACTGGGATTGCTGGTGGTACATGCAGGAGGCGGCGGCATTTCGGTGGGCGCGCACAAAAACGGAAAAGTGGTGGATACCAATCAGGCTTTCGACGGCGACGGCCCCTTCTCCATTGAACGTGCCGGAACCCTGCCTGCAGGCGATCTGGTAAAACTCTGCTTCTCGGGCAAATATTCCGAAAAGGAGGTTATGGAAATGATCACCGCTAAGGGCGGCCTTTACGGATACCTCGGCACTACAAGTCTTACCACCATCGAAAAGCGCATTGCCGAAGGCGACGAAAAAGCGGCTTTCATCATGTATGCCATGGCTTACCAGCTTGCGAAGGAGATCGGTGGCATGTGCACGGTGCTTGATGGCAAACCCGATGCCATCATACTGTCGGGAGAGTTGTTCAACAACAGCAACTTTACCCGTGACCTCAGCCGCAAGATTGAGAAAATCGCCCCCATCGCGTTGTATCCCGATGAAAATGAAGTGGACGCTCTGGCGATGAATGCCATTGGCGTGATGAAAGGCGAAATTGAAGTGTTGCAGTATAGCTAG
- a CDS encoding GAF domain-containing protein — protein sequence MDKEKKEGRYQRLFTQIEQLLQKSPDQTAAMATIAAVLYHKMEYFFWCGFYRVDGQRLIVGPYQGPAACQVLEGRGVCLAAAEQNQTLVVPDVHKFPGHIACDSRSLSEIVVPVRDANGRITAVLDVDSKELNSFDETDAASLEQITALLSRF from the coding sequence ATGGACAAAGAGAAAAAAGAAGGCCGCTACCAGCGCCTCTTTACCCAGATAGAACAACTGCTTCAGAAAAGTCCCGACCAGACGGCGGCCATGGCGACCATTGCCGCGGTGCTTTATCATAAAATGGAATACTTCTTCTGGTGCGGGTTTTACCGGGTGGATGGACAGCGGCTGATTGTGGGTCCGTACCAGGGTCCGGCGGCCTGCCAGGTGCTTGAGGGCAGGGGCGTCTGCCTGGCTGCCGCGGAGCAGAATCAGACGCTGGTGGTGCCCGATGTGCATAAGTTTCCCGGCCATATCGCCTGCGACTCCCGCTCGCTAAGCGAAATCGTTGTGCCCGTGAGGGATGCGAATGGCAGGATTACCGCTGTGCTGGATGTCGACAGCAAAGAACTGAACTCCTTTGATGAGACCGATGCCGCTTCTCTTGAGCAGATTACCGCGCTGCTGAGCCGGTTTTAA
- a CDS encoding magnesium transporter CorA family protein, with translation MIETITTGTVKWHHILDPSDQDLQFLKDNFHFHPLDIEDCRSKTNQRPKIDIYDDYYFLILHFPYFDRWNRFLKVKEVKIFWGKDYIITIGKSHWVVKNLFNSGREPDDTYQVRQVTTSDALLYKILEHLMLESLSLLSKLGVEVELINRDLFNKKAERTIERISLTRKNIILVNTVFKPQLRLFHKFESGDIAGFAEDMEDYWGNILDYYQKMWDMTEDYQEIVEGLSKTFDSLQTNRTNEIMKVLTLISSILLPLTFIASLYGMNVGLPFQNDPNSFWLLMIFMVLLAGSMIFLFKRKRWM, from the coding sequence ATGATTGAAACCATCACAACAGGGACCGTTAAGTGGCACCATATACTTGACCCTTCCGACCAGGACCTGCAGTTCCTGAAGGACAATTTTCACTTTCATCCCCTCGATATCGAGGATTGCCGCAGCAAGACCAACCAGCGCCCCAAAATCGACATTTACGACGATTATTACTTCCTGATTCTTCATTTCCCCTATTTCGACCGCTGGAACCGTTTTCTGAAGGTAAAAGAGGTGAAAATTTTCTGGGGAAAGGATTACATCATCACCATCGGAAAGTCGCACTGGGTAGTGAAAAACCTCTTCAACAGCGGACGCGAACCCGACGATACCTACCAGGTGCGGCAGGTGACCACCAGCGATGCGCTGCTCTATAAAATCCTCGAACACCTGATGCTGGAGTCGCTCTCTTTGCTGAGCAAGCTGGGGGTGGAAGTGGAGCTGATCAACCGGGACCTTTTCAACAAGAAAGCCGAACGCACCATCGAACGGATTTCGCTGACCCGGAAAAACATTATCCTGGTAAACACGGTATTCAAGCCACAGCTGAGGCTGTTCCACAAGTTTGAGTCGGGCGATATCGCCGGATTTGCAGAGGATATGGAAGATTACTGGGGCAATATCCTCGATTATTACCAGAAGATGTGGGATATGACGGAAGACTACCAGGAGATTGTGGAAGGACTGTCAAAGACCTTTGATTCGCTGCAGACCAACCGCACCAACGAAATTATGAAGGTGCTCACCCTGATCTCGTCCATACTGCTGCCCCTGACGTTTATCGCCAGCCTCTACGGCATGAATGTGGGACTGCCCTTTCAGAATGACCCTAACTCATTCTGGCTGCTGATGATTTTTATGGTGTTGCTGGCAGGATCTATGATCTTCCTCTTCAAGCGGAAGCGGTGGATGTAA